The Candidatus Neomarinimicrobiota bacterium genome includes the window TCACCCCAACGCAGACAATTATCAGATCGAGGGAGACCTGAATCAGTGGCGTCTCCGGTCTGTATGTTTCACCAGTATAGACAGAACACGGCAGGAGATGGAAACCATGTTTCAGGAAGCGGCCAACGGGAATGATCAGATGGTCTGCCTCTGGTCCCACCTGCCTCAAACCGATTTCCTGTACGGGTTGGAAAAACTGAATGAATTTGCCCATGAATTTGCCGATCAGTACGGTGTGGAATTCAAATACTGTAAAGATACCGAGGCCATGCGCCTGTGGATCAATCCCGACGACACCGTCCCGCCTGTTTTGACTGTTGATGAAATTGTTGAACCGGACGGAATCAGGTTCGCCATTGAAACTGACGGTCCCGTCTTTCAGGTTGAGGAACCCTATATCGCTATAAAGACGATTTACGAAACCTATAAACGCCTGTCCTGTACAATTACGGGTGAAAACCAGTGGGAAACCATTGACCCCATCCCAGCCCATCATCTTGCCAAAGTCTCTGTTGCCGTCTGTGATAGTGTGGGAAATCAGTCCAAGGTCCATCTGAATTATGTCCCCGATGATCTTTTCATCGATAACGAAGATCCGGTCTTCCAGGAAATATCCGGTACCTGGACAAACCACGTCAGCGGCGAATTGTGGGACCTCTCCGCCCGGAAAGTCCAGGGTCCCGGTTCGGTGCAAATTATACCGGATATTAAAGAATCCCGTATGTACAGCATCTTTTTCCATGGCCCCGGCAGTGATACGGATTCGGCACGGTGTATTGTACAAACCGGCACCGTTGCAGACACGATTCTTTTTACAACCCCGCTGAAAGGTACGGATGCCTGGCAACATGCAGGTTTTTTTGAACTGAATGAAGGGACAGGTAATACCATTACCTTCGAAAATTTGTCAACAAACAAGACACTGGGACTGGACGTTGTAAGAATTACTCCTTTGGTCGCGGATAAATTTTTCAAAACAGACCACGAAGTACTCACATTTGGAGAAATCAGCGCACAGGACTCGGTTGAAAAGGTGATTACGTTAATCAATGCAGGCAAAGATGTCATGACTGTTTTATCGGCTTCATGGGATGGAGATAAAATTTCCCTTCCGCTTAGCTTCCCCCTCACACTGGGACCCATGGAAAGCCGTGAAGTCCCGGTGATTTTCTATACGGACGAATTTTGCAGCTACTCTGATACCATTACAATTAAAACCGATGATCCACTGCATCCGATGGTGAAAATTCCCGTCAGTGCCAATGCCATGTCTTTTTTCAAACTGGTGGATAATGAAGATCCCGACGGATATGCTGAATACGGAAACGGCTGGTTTACGAGTGTTGCCACAGCTTACGGCCCCACCAGTCGATGTGTTTATATTTCATCCAATGGGAATGCCAGCTATAAACATGCCGATTTCACCAAAACCCTTTCCTTCAGTGGAACCTATGATATCCAGTATATTGTTCCCCGAACCGTCAATGCCCACAACCGGGCGGATTATATCATCATGGTTGACGGTGCTCCCCGGGATACCTTTGTCGTGGATCAGAATCAGGGCAGTGGATCCTTTGTATCCATTGGTGAATATGATCTGCCCAAAGACCTTTCCATCACCCTTCGTATTCAGGATAACGGAGGAAACACAAACCCGAACAGTGTTCTCCGGGCTGATGCTGTCAAATTTCTTCTTGTGGAAGAAAAATATGTTTCAGGAACGGAGGATCCTGAAATTCCCCGTGAATTCAGTCTGTATCAGAATTATCCCAATCCCTTCAACCCTTCAACCCACATTACCTTTGATCTGCCGGTCCGTTCACCGCTTCGTCTGACGGTTTACGACATTACCGGCCGGATTGTGAAGGAATGGCATTTCATCGATCATGAAGCAGGTCGTCATGAAATCCTCTGGAATGGAACAAACCAGTTGGGGCAATCCATTTCCACGGGCGTTTACATTCTCCGGATGAAAACGGATGGGTTTACGGATACCCGGAAGATGATTTACATGAAATAGAAGCTGGATGCTGGCATCCCGATACGTCCGCTTTGCGACCTACTCGGTGACCGGGAACTGGTGACTGTCAACTTTGAACTTCCCTGTAGCAAAATCAAACGAAAGGATATCATGGATCTCGTTATTATTACTCTCTATCTCGTCGGAATTTTACTTTTCGGACTCTGGTACGGGCGGGGTATTAAAGATTTGGGTGATTATGCTGTTGCCGGGAAAGCCTATTCGGCACCGATTATTTTTGCCACCCTGAGTGCTTCCTTTATCGGCGGCGGATTTTCCATGGGGAATGCAGAAAAGGTCTTCCGGTTCGGTATCATGAACATTGTAGCTCTTTTTGGATTCAGTCTGAGCCAGATTCTCATCGCCCTTTTTATTGCTCCCCGGATGGGACGATATGAAGAGGCTATCTCCGTAGGTGATATCATGGAGAAAAGTTACGGGACAAAGGCAAAGGTCTTTACGGGCTTTTTTGCCCTTATTGCCTGTGCCGGGATCCTGGGGGCCCAAATCGGTGCCATGGGACATATTTTCAATGTTTTTCTTGGAATCCCCAAATTTCACGGGATCCTGATCGGTATCGGTATCGTGCTGATTTACGTGACAGCCGGCGGAATGAAAAGCGTAGTGGGGACGGACATCGTGCAGTTCGTTTTCCTTATCATCGGCATTCCCCTGACATTGATTTTGGCTGTCCGCCA containing:
- a CDS encoding T9SS type A sorting domain-containing protein, encoding MIKKYLILLLLFFGILYPGSASEKGKVYLVIGSDTSIWEGLSISVYDNRYFRGALYADPARNGYAVMDTSFRYQLRDSYGTPMKMTWWMMAGNVFHLSRNCNIPIRNNITLYLMKKYHQEAIDHYDDQLTLHYHNYHWSDVDGDGIYYYNQGLDFNLNLDDYEHTLNTFLIEDDVFPISFRSGWHYMDNAWQAYQERFIPFDMSNAYPAKGGDYNEPTNNIIDWSESPSAFVPYHPNADNYQIEGDLNQWRLRSVCFTSIDRTRQEMETMFQEAANGNDQMVCLWSHLPQTDFLYGLEKLNEFAHEFADQYGVEFKYCKDTEAMRLWINPDDTVPPVLTVDEIVEPDGIRFAIETDGPVFQVEEPYIAIKTIYETYKRLSCTITGENQWETIDPIPAHHLAKVSVAVCDSVGNQSKVHLNYVPDDLFIDNEDPVFQEISGTWTNHVSGELWDLSARKVQGPGSVQIIPDIKESRMYSIFFHGPGSDTDSARCIVQTGTVADTILFTTPLKGTDAWQHAGFFELNEGTGNTITFENLSTNKTLGLDVVRITPLVADKFFKTDHEVLTFGEISAQDSVEKVITLINAGKDVMTVLSASWDGDKISLPLSFPLTLGPMESREVPVIFYTDEFCSYSDTITIKTDDPLHPMVKIPVSANAMSFFKLVDNEDPDGYAEYGNGWFTSVATAYGPTSRCVYISSNGNASYKHADFTKTLSFSGTYDIQYIVPRTVNAHNRADYIIMVDGAPRDTFVVDQNQGSGSFVSIGEYDLPKDLSITLRIQDNGGNTNPNSVLRADAVKFLLVEEKYVSGTEDPEIPREFSLYQNYPNPFNPSTHITFDLPVRSPLRLTVYDITGRIVKEWHFIDHEAGRHEILWNGTNQLGQSISTGVYILRMKTDGFTDTRKMIYMK